CGGCCTGCGCGCGCTCGCGTCGGACATCCGGGGCCGGCTCGGCTCGCGGCCCGGCGTGGTCGCGCTGTTCTCGCCGGCCGGCGACAAGCTGAGCTTCGTCGTCGCGACGACCAAGGCGGCCCAGGAGAAGGGCATCGCCGCGGGCAAGCTCGTGCCGTCGTTCGCCGAGAAGATCGGCGGACGCGGCGGCGGCAAGCCCGACATGGCCCAGGGCGGTGGCACCAACCCGGCCGGCGCGGCCGAGGCGGTCACCGCCCTCCGCTCGGCGATTGCCGGCATTGGTTAACCGCGGAAACCGCGGCCCGGATCGGCCAGGCAAGGACGATCCGGGGCGCGGCCGTCGGCTCGGAGTGGATGTCGGATCCGTCCGGGTCGGGGTGGCGCTGAGCGATCCGGCCCCCGTGCTCGCCTCGCCATTGGTTACCCTCTCCCGCGATGCGACCGACGACAGTGATCTGGACCAGCTGGCCGCCCTTGTCACCGAGCACGAGGTGGTCGAGGTGATCGTGGGCCTGCCGCGAACGCTCGCCAACCGGCAGGGACCGGCGGCCGAGCTGGCCATCGCGTATTCTGAACGCCTGGCCGGGCGGATAGCGCCCGTGCCGGTCCGGCTGGGCGACGAGCGGTTGACCACGGTCACCGCATCCCGCATCCTCTCCCAGCGCGGGGTCAAGGGCCGCAAGCAGCGCGCGGTGGTCGACCAGGCCGCCGCCGTGGAGATCTTGCAGGCCTGGATCGACGCCGTCGCTGCGCACCGCGCCCGGGAGGGAGACCGATGAACGAGCAACCACCCGAGCGTGGGCGCCGACGCCTGCGCGAACCGGACGCGGTGACCCCGCCGCCGTCCCGGCCCGCGCCTCGCCGCGTCGACCCGCGAGACCCCCGCGCGAGCGGCTACCAGGAGCTTCCGCAGCCGTCCCGGCACAGCGGCCAGCACGAGCTGCCGCAGCCGTCGCGCCGGGCACGGCCCGAGCCGGGCTACGACCCGGCGGGCGGCCGCCGCCGGCGGCTCGAGCCGCCGGGCACGCTGCCCCCGGCCGACGACGAGTTCGACCCGCAGGCCCAGCAGGCCGCCCCCGCCCGGGCCGCGCGGGCCCGGCACGGCCTCGACGAGGGCTCCGAGGTCGAGTCCCCGGCCCCCCGCCGCCGTCGTGCGGCCCCGGAGCCGGCCGAGGCCGCGAGCCGGCCATCCCGGCGCCGCGCCGCCGCGGAACCGGTCGAGCCACCGCCCTCGCGGCGGCGCGCGGCCGAACCCCAGCCGGGCCGGCGAGGCCCGGCTCCCGAGCCGATCGAGGCCGCCGAGCCGCGGCCGGGCCGTCGCCGGGCCCCCGACCCGGCCGAGGCCGTCGAGTCACGGCGGCGTCGCGCGGCCCTCGATCCCGACCCCGGTCCCGACCCCCGCCGCGAGCCCCCGTCGCCCGCGCGGCGGTCCGTCCAGCCGGGTGACCGCTCTGCTGTCGTGCCCGAACCCGGTGACGAGCCCCCGCGGCGGCGCCGGCCGCCGCCTCCGCCGGTGCGCGAGGAACCGCAGACCGACGTCTTGCCGGCGCTGGCTCCGCCGCCTCCGGCCGAACCCCCGCGTCCGCCGCGCGAGGAGCCGGAGCTCTTCGCCGAGGACGACGAGTACGACGAATACGACGACGAGTACGCGGACTACGACGACGCCGAGTACGACGAAGCCGAGTACGACGACTACGAGGACGAGCCGGAGAAGCCGCGGAAGAAGAAGAAGGGCAAGCGCGCCCTCGGCTGGGTCGCCGCGCTCGTGGTGATCGTCCTGCTCGCCGGCGGCGCCTACTACGGCTTCAACAAGATCTTCGGCTACGCCGACTTCGAAGGTTCCGGCGACGGTGACGTGCTGTTCCAGGTCGACGACGGCGACTCGACGTCGGCGATCGGCGCGAAGCTCGCCACGGCGGGCGTCGTCGCCAGCGGCAAGGCGTTCGTGAAGGCGGGCGAGGACAACACGAAGCTGGCCAAGCTCCAGCACGGCTTCTACGTGATGAAGTCGCACATGTCCGGAGCCAGCGCGGTCGAACGCATCGTGGCCCCGGAGGCCAGGGTCGGGCAGCTGGAGATCCGGCCGTACACGCAGTTCGACGACATCACCCAGCCCGACGGCAAGGTCACGCCCGGTGTGTACAGCCTGATGGCGAAGGCCTCGTGCGCCCAGCTCAACGGCAAGAGCACCTGCGTCACGACCGACGACCTGCGCAAGGTCGTCGACGGGGCGGACCTGAAGGCGCTCGGCGTGCCGGACTGGGCGGTCGAGCCCGCGAACAAGGCCGACCGCAAGGACCGCAGGCTGGAAGGCCTGATCGCCCCGGGCGTCTACGACGTCCGGCCCGGGGCCAGCGCACAGGAGATCATCACCCAGCTGGTGAAGTCCTCGGCCGAGGCGATCCAGAACGCCGGGCTCAGCCCGCAGTCGGCCGGTCCGGGGATGACGCCGTACCAGACGCTGATCATCGCCTCGATCATCGAACGCGAAGCCGTGAAGACCGACTTCGGCAAGCTCTCGCGGGTGATCTACAACCGGCTGGCGATCACCATGCGGCTGCAGATGGACTCCACGGTCAACTACGTGCTGGACCGGCCGACCCTGAAGACCAACGACGACGACCGCGCGAAGTCCGGGGCGTACAACACGTACCGGAACACCGGGCTGCCCCCGACCCCGATCTCGGTCCCGAGCCCCGACGCCATCCAGGCGGCGGTGCACCCGCCGGAGGGGGACTGGTTGTACGTCGTCAAGTGTGAGAAGAACGGCCTGTCCTGCTTCGCGGTCAAGCTGGAGGACCACAACAAGAACGTCGCGGAAGCCAGGGCGAAGGGTGTCTTCTGAGCCGCGCCGCGCCGCCGTGCTGGGCAAGCCGGTGGCGCACTCGCTGTCGCCGGTGCTGCACACGGCCGCGTTCGCCGCGCTCGGCCTGACGGGCTGGACGTACGAGCGGATCGAGACGAGCGCCGAAGAGCTCCCGGGGCTCGTCGACGGCCTGGGCCCCGAGTGGGCCGGGCTCTCGGTCACCATGCCGGGCAAGCGCGCGGCGCTGGACCACGCGGACGAGGTGACGCCGCGCGCGGCCGCCGTCGGCGCGGCCAACACCCTGGTCCGCACCGCGAAGGGCTGGCTCGCGGACTGCACCGACGTCGACGGCGTCACCGGCGCCCTGCGCGCGGCGGGCGGCTACGAGCCGTCGCCCGCCGACATCGCGGTCGTGCTCGGCGCGGGTGGCACCGCGGCGGCGGCCGTCGTCGGGCTCGCGGCGCTCGGGGTGCGGCAGGTGCGCCTGGTCGTCCGGGAACCCGCCCGGGCCTCGGAAACCCTCGACGCGGCGAAGCGGGCTTCGCTCGACGTCGACGTGCTCCGCTGGTCCGAAACGGACTTCGCGACGCTGGGTTCCGCGGCGGTGCTCGTGAACACCGTCCCGCCGGACGCGGTCGGGCCGCACGTGGCCGACCTGGCCCCGGTCGCGCACGTCCTCGACGTCATCTACCACCCGTGGCCGACGCCGCTCGCCGAAGCGGTCGCGGCGCGCGGTGGCCGGCTCGCGACCGGGCTGGACATGCTGCTGCACCAGGCCTTCGGCCAAGCCGAGCACTTCACCGGCCGCCCCGCCCCGCGCGCGGCGATGCGGGACGCGCTGCGCGCGGCGACGGGCAACCTGCTGCCGCTGCCGATCGGCTGAAGTTCACTGGCGAAGATCGCCGGTTCCGATATTCTGGTGGACTGCCCAAAAGAAGGGGGTCTTCACCAAGATGACCAGTCAAGAAGCGCTGAACGACGCCGGGATCGCCT
This window of the Amycolatopsis balhimycina FH 1894 genome carries:
- a CDS encoding shikimate dehydrogenase gives rise to the protein MLGKPVAHSLSPVLHTAAFAALGLTGWTYERIETSAEELPGLVDGLGPEWAGLSVTMPGKRAALDHADEVTPRAAAVGAANTLVRTAKGWLADCTDVDGVTGALRAAGGYEPSPADIAVVLGAGGTAAAAVVGLAALGVRQVRLVVREPARASETLDAAKRASLDVDVLRWSETDFATLGSAAVLVNTVPPDAVGPHVADLAPVAHVLDVIYHPWPTPLAEAVAARGGRLATGLDMLLHQAFGQAEHFTGRPAPRAAMRDALRAATGNLLPLPIG
- the mltG gene encoding endolytic transglycosylase MltG; translation: MNEQPPERGRRRLREPDAVTPPPSRPAPRRVDPRDPRASGYQELPQPSRHSGQHELPQPSRRARPEPGYDPAGGRRRRLEPPGTLPPADDEFDPQAQQAAPARAARARHGLDEGSEVESPAPRRRRAAPEPAEAASRPSRRRAAAEPVEPPPSRRRAAEPQPGRRGPAPEPIEAAEPRPGRRRAPDPAEAVESRRRRAALDPDPGPDPRREPPSPARRSVQPGDRSAVVPEPGDEPPRRRRPPPPPVREEPQTDVLPALAPPPPAEPPRPPREEPELFAEDDEYDEYDDEYADYDDAEYDEAEYDDYEDEPEKPRKKKKGKRALGWVAALVVIVLLAGGAYYGFNKIFGYADFEGSGDGDVLFQVDDGDSTSAIGAKLATAGVVASGKAFVKAGEDNTKLAKLQHGFYVMKSHMSGASAVERIVAPEARVGQLEIRPYTQFDDITQPDGKVTPGVYSLMAKASCAQLNGKSTCVTTDDLRKVVDGADLKALGVPDWAVEPANKADRKDRRLEGLIAPGVYDVRPGASAQEIITQLVKSSAEAIQNAGLSPQSAGPGMTPYQTLIIASIIEREAVKTDFGKLSRVIYNRLAITMRLQMDSTVNYVLDRPTLKTNDDDRAKSGAYNTYRNTGLPPTPISVPSPDAIQAAVHPPEGDWLYVVKCEKNGLSCFAVKLEDHNKNVAEARAKGVF
- the ruvX gene encoding Holliday junction resolvase RuvX; this encodes MDVGSVRVGVALSDPAPVLASPLVTLSRDATDDSDLDQLAALVTEHEVVEVIVGLPRTLANRQGPAAELAIAYSERLAGRIAPVPVRLGDERLTTVTASRILSQRGVKGRKQRAVVDQAAAVEILQAWIDAVAAHRAREGDR